In a single window of the Streptomyces sp. NBC_00285 genome:
- a CDS encoding SPW_0924 family protein — protein MRALIAAATGLALAFALILAITAMGQTTGKTSPKPLLTTVPAHP, from the coding sequence ATGCGCGCCCTGATCGCCGCCGCGACCGGTCTCGCCCTCGCGTTCGCACTGATCCTCGCCATCACCGCGATGGGGCAGACGACGGGCAAGACGTCTCCGAAACCGTTGCTGACCACGGTGCCCGCACACCCGTAA
- a CDS encoding DUF4184 family protein: MPFTLSHAAAVLPAVRSDGTGRGRLVPAVLVAGSFSPDMTYFAASAVPGAMEFGTVTHSFPGVFTVDVLIAWALVGLWLLLREPLVALLPRRRQGAVATLLGCGTPRARVRTRLVVRWYVSAALGALTHVVWDAFTHFDRWGMRLLPVLGREVAGSPLYWYLQYGSSTVAALVIALCCGYALRRAPATAEPAGVPELSVRDRWWALAVIGGCVTAGAVQRTSRWWADRDSGTKLLELIPTLCFGVGAGLVLGVLVYAVGVRLWRPAPAPVPGDREETALPVSR, translated from the coding sequence TTGCCGTTCACCCTGAGCCACGCGGCGGCGGTACTGCCCGCGGTGCGGTCCGACGGAACCGGTCGGGGCCGACTGGTTCCGGCCGTACTCGTGGCCGGCTCCTTCTCGCCCGACATGACCTATTTCGCGGCAAGTGCCGTTCCCGGGGCGATGGAGTTCGGCACCGTCACGCACTCCTTCCCGGGTGTCTTCACGGTCGACGTCCTCATCGCCTGGGCACTGGTGGGTCTGTGGCTGCTGCTGCGTGAGCCGCTGGTGGCGCTGCTCCCCCGGCGACGGCAGGGCGCGGTGGCGACCCTGCTCGGCTGCGGAACGCCACGCGCGCGTGTGCGTACGAGGCTGGTCGTGCGCTGGTACGTCTCCGCCGCGCTGGGGGCGCTCACCCATGTCGTGTGGGACGCGTTCACCCACTTCGACCGGTGGGGGATGCGGCTGCTGCCCGTCCTGGGCCGGGAGGTGGCCGGGTCGCCTCTGTACTGGTATCTCCAGTACGGCAGTTCGACGGTGGCGGCACTCGTGATCGCCCTGTGCTGCGGGTACGCGCTGCGGCGGGCACCCGCGACGGCCGAGCCGGCCGGGGTCCCCGAACTGTCGGTGCGGGACCGGTGGTGGGCCCTGGCCGTGATCGGCGGGTGCGTGACGGCGGGCGCGGTGCAGCGGACCTCACGGTGGTGGGCCGACCGGGACTCCGGCACGAAGCTCCTGGAACTGATCCCGACGCTGTGCTTCGGAGTCGGGGCCGGGTTGGTCCTCGGAGTGCTGGTGTACGCCGTGGGGGTCAGGCTGTGGCGCCCGGCTCCGGCGCCGGTGCCCGGCGACCGGGAAGAGACGGCTCTTCCGGTCTCCCGCTGA
- a CDS encoding lytic transglycosylase domain-containing protein: MAAQFGRRLRKGAVTTAVAAAAVAALAASQAPGATVDDNGRSTAADAQPSPDATAGDGTATGNSPYYTDLPPLNTPSPVPTDGTSGTTTPTEAEAGIPATVLAAYKQAAAELQESKPGCNLPWQLLAAIGQVESGQARGGRVDADGTTTSKILGPQLDGNGFALIKDTDNGAYDGNSAYDSAVGPMQFIPSTWAWAGRDGNGDGVKDPNNIYDASLAAGHYLCRNGWDLSAGGDLAKAILSYNPSQDYLNTVLSWLEYYRKGTYEVPDGTGTVPGSRSDGGDGSSPTTPSTTTPGTSTPNTPGTGSPSPTPPPTTPPPSGTPTPPAPTTPLTPTESVDHLEDSGTAKLTATAGDAFTGKISTKAENAAGMGVPKVRIRFTIVGDTDATFTGGEKVATGLTGASGVATAPALQAGETTGAFTVRATLIGRTVTGPDYTATVTQRVADTLARTTTTDLTCTPSGEFADAVQVKATYKGAVADKVAATATLITSADDATENDKGPYFKDADGKTVRTLTGLTTDADGLLKLPQLYADTATGTFVLRITTAGGATLDVKLTVAVATTDTATDTAVSPSPSPSASS; this comes from the coding sequence ATGGCGGCGCAATTCGGCAGGAGGCTCCGCAAGGGAGCGGTGACCACCGCCGTGGCCGCGGCCGCGGTCGCGGCACTGGCCGCTTCCCAGGCCCCGGGAGCGACGGTCGACGACAACGGCAGATCGACCGCCGCCGACGCCCAGCCCTCCCCCGACGCGACCGCCGGTGACGGCACCGCGACCGGCAACTCGCCGTACTACACGGACCTGCCGCCGCTGAACACCCCGAGCCCGGTGCCGACCGACGGCACCTCCGGCACCACCACCCCGACCGAGGCCGAGGCCGGGATACCCGCGACCGTCCTCGCCGCCTACAAGCAGGCCGCTGCCGAGCTCCAGGAGTCCAAGCCCGGCTGCAACCTGCCCTGGCAGCTCCTCGCCGCCATCGGTCAGGTCGAGTCGGGCCAGGCCCGCGGCGGCCGGGTCGACGCGGACGGCACCACGACCTCCAAGATCCTCGGCCCGCAGCTCGACGGCAACGGCTTCGCGCTCATCAAGGACACCGACAACGGTGCCTACGACGGCAACAGCGCCTACGACTCGGCCGTCGGCCCGATGCAGTTCATCCCCTCCACCTGGGCGTGGGCCGGCCGCGACGGCAACGGCGACGGGGTGAAGGACCCGAACAACATCTACGACGCCTCCCTCGCCGCCGGTCACTACCTGTGCCGCAACGGCTGGGACCTGTCGGCCGGCGGAGACTTGGCCAAGGCGATCCTCAGCTACAACCCCTCGCAGGACTACCTGAACACGGTCCTGTCCTGGCTGGAGTACTACCGCAAGGGCACCTACGAGGTTCCCGACGGCACCGGCACCGTCCCGGGCAGCCGCAGCGACGGCGGCGACGGCTCGTCCCCCACGACGCCGTCGACCACGACGCCGGGTACGTCCACGCCGAACACGCCCGGCACCGGCTCGCCGAGCCCGACGCCGCCCCCGACCACCCCGCCGCCCTCGGGGACCCCCACCCCGCCGGCCCCGACGACTCCCCTCACTCCGACCGAGTCGGTGGACCACCTGGAGGACTCGGGCACCGCCAAGCTCACCGCGACGGCCGGCGACGCGTTCACCGGGAAGATCAGCACCAAGGCCGAGAACGCCGCAGGCATGGGCGTCCCCAAGGTGCGGATCCGCTTCACGATCGTCGGCGACACCGACGCCACCTTCACCGGCGGCGAGAAGGTCGCGACCGGCCTCACGGGCGCCTCCGGTGTGGCCACCGCGCCCGCGCTCCAGGCGGGCGAGACCACCGGCGCCTTCACGGTCCGCGCGACCCTCATCGGCCGTACCGTCACCGGCCCGGACTACACGGCCACCGTGACCCAGCGCGTCGCCGACACTCTCGCCCGGACCACCACGACCGATCTGACCTGCACGCCGAGCGGTGAGTTCGCCGACGCGGTCCAGGTCAAGGCCACCTACAAGGGTGCCGTGGCCGACAAGGTCGCCGCCACCGCCACCCTCATCACGTCGGCCGACGACGCCACCGAGAACGACAAGGGCCCCTACTTCAAGGACGCCGACGGCAAGACCGTGCGCACCTTGACGGGCCTCACGACGGACGCCGACGGCCTGCTGAAGCTGCCGCAGCTCTACGCCGACACCGCCACCGGCACCTTCGTGCTCCGCATCACCACCGCGGGCGGAGCGACGCTCGACGTGAAGCTGACCGTGGCGGTGGCCACCACGGACACTGCCACGGACACCGCCGTGAGCCCGTCGCCCAGCCCCAGCGCGAGTTCGTAG